The following are encoded in a window of Vigna unguiculata cultivar IT97K-499-35 chromosome 8, ASM411807v1, whole genome shotgun sequence genomic DNA:
- the LOC114193066 gene encoding protein MAIN-LIKE 1-like encodes MDVNHFLISSLLERWRLETHTFHFPHGETTVTLKDVAILLGLPIDGDVVTGPTTVQDIFSTFHEYLGVIPPPTVIRGNSIRVTWLNTTFQQLPPNANNDVIAQYARAYILTLIGSILMPNTSVARVHVMYLLKLADLNVVRNYSWGSAVLACLYHCLDHGIHLRQENICGCMILLQCWAWEMITSIVPQLQPLSDQEVVDGDGFPVCRRWTNVTHRINSASISVTEFQLRFDQIRTRQFLWRSYIQPEVSRLIVVDIPPVSIATVPIIASRQ; translated from the exons ATGGATGTGAACCACTTCCTCATCAGTTCTTTATTAGAAAGGTGGAGATTAGAAACTCACACATTTCACTTCCCCCATGGAGAGACCACTGTGACACTAAAGGATGTAGCCATCCTCCTTGGCCTACCGATAGACGGAGATGTGGTCACTGGTCCCACTACGGTTCAAGACATATTCTCCACCTTCCATGAATATCTAGGTGTCATTCCACCACCGACGGTGATAAGAGGGAACTCAATTAGAGTAACTTGGTTAAACACTACCTTCCAACAACTTCCACCAAATGCAAACAATGATGTTATTGCTCAATATGCGAGAGCGTACATTCTCACATTGATTGGAAGCATTTTAATGCCAAACACGTCCGTAGCTAGGGTACATGTCATGTACCTACTTAAGTTAGCTGACTTGAATGTAGTCAGAAATTATAGTTGGGGGTCTGCAGTCTTGGCTTGTCTATATCATTGCCTAGATCATGGCATTCACCTACGCCAAGAAAATATTTGTGGATGCATGATTTTGTTACAATGTTGGGCTTGGGAGATGATTACTTCTATAGTCCCACAACTTCAACCTTTAAGTGATCAGGAGGTGGTTGATGGGGATGGTTTCCCTGTCTGTAGAAG GTGGACGAACGTAACGCATCGGATAAATTCAGCTTCAATTTCAGTTACTGAATTTCAGTTGAGATTTGATCAAATACGTACGAGACAG TTCTTGTGGAGGTCTTACATTCAACCCGAAGTTAGTCGATTGATTGTGGTTGACATCCCTCCGGTGTCCATAGCAACAGTA